The proteins below come from a single Miscanthus floridulus cultivar M001 chromosome 1, ASM1932011v1, whole genome shotgun sequence genomic window:
- the LOC136470326 gene encoding cytochrome P450 76M5-like produces MGLSMILLACIYAVALFVISIHVVLNKRRRDASSSLPPLPPGPWGLPLIGNTFYFIGVLRHSAHRVLARLNQTYGPIASFRVGMSTSPFVVLSSPAAAREALAGNDLAVSARWVPDGARAMAHNEGSVLFLPSSNPLWKQHRVSISAHFSGRSIEMTRQIRDRHARRLAEAVRAAACRRSGGQPVAVGEAVFGALVNVVSNIIFSRDLVDVVELMSGQPQQQLLYYKGNMIAIFEALATPNISDIFPFLARLDPFGLRRRVSRNLAEFYKMFDENVVQSRLASGGGANHGDLLDLVLARHAKSQITRAEISKLFTELFVAGTDTSMNTVEWAMARLLRNPDKLAKLRAELAASVGSKEFVEESDLVGKLPYLHAVVKEILRLHPPLALLPREVAAEEGVSLGGFGMPKGTRMLVNLWAVGRDPTAWPEAEEFVPERFLGDDNKTPVVNFRDPNFTYIPFGAGRKVCPGMDMAARLVPLLLASLLHKVEWKLPDGMAPEDVDLREHGTAVLRPATPLRAIPVMSTV; encoded by the exons ATGGGGCTCTCGATGATATTGCTGGCCTGTATATACGCAGTAGCACTGTTTGTGATCTCCATTCACGTCGTCCTCAATAAGCGCAGGCGGGATGCATCGTCATCTCTTCCGCCGCTTCCCCCTGGCCCCTGGGGACTCCCCCTCATAGGGAACACCTTCTACTTCATCGGGGTGCTCCGGCACAGCGCGCACCGCGTGCTTGCGCGCCTCAACCAAACCTACGGGCCGATCGCGTCCTTCCGAGTAGGCATGAGCACGTCCCCCTTCGTGGTGTTGTCATCGCCCGCTGCGGCCCGGGAAGCCCTAGCCGGGAACGACCTGGCCGTCAGCGCCCGGTGGGTGCCGGACGGCGCGCGCGCCATGGCCCACAACGAGGGCTCCGTGTTGTTCCTGCCGAGCTCCAACCCGCTGTGGAAGCAGCATCGTGTCTCCATCAGCGCTCACTTCTCCGGGCGGAGCATCGAGATGACCCGGCAGATCCGGGACCGCCATGCCCGGCGGCTCGCGGAGGCCGTGAGGGCGGCGGCGTGTCGACGTTCTGGTGGCCAGCCCGTAGCGGTCGGGGAGGCCGTGTTTGGCGCCTTGGTGAACGTCGTCTCCAACATCATTTTCTCCAGGGACCTGGTGGACGTCGTGGAGCTGATGAGCGGCCAGCCCCAGCAGCAGCTGCTATATTATAAGGGCAACATGATCGCCATCTTCGAGGCGTTGGCCACACCCAACATCTCCGACATTTTCCCGTTCCTTGCACGGCTTGACCCCTTTGGCTTGCGTCGCCGCGTCTCCAGAAATTTAGCAGAGTTCTATAAGATGTTTGACGAAAACGTCGTACAGAGCCGGCTAGCTAGCGGTGGCGGTGCAAACCACGGCGACTTGCTGGACCTAGTCCTTGCGCGCCACGCCAAGTCGCAGATCACGCGCGCAGAGATCTCCAAGCTCTTCACG gaaCTCTTTGTGGCCGGGACTGACACAAGCATGAACACCGTGGAATGGGCCATGGCGAGGCTGCTTCGCAACCCGGACAAGCTAGCGAAGCTGCGCGCCGAGCTCGCAGCGAGTGTAGGCTCCAAGGAGTTCGTGGAAGAGAGCGACCTCGTCGGCAAGCTCCCCTACCTCCACGCCGTGGTGAAGGAGATCCTGCGGCTGCACCCTCCCTTGGCCTTGTTGCCCCGGGAGGTGGCTGCAGAGGAAGGCGTGTCACTGGGGGGATTCGGCATGCCTAAAGGCACGCGCATGCTGGTGAACCTGTGGGCTGTCGGGAGGGACCCGACCGCGTGGCCCGAGGCAGAGGAGTTCGTGCCCGAGAGGTTCTTGGGCGACGACAACAAGACGCCGGTCGTCAACTTCAGGGACCCGAACTTCACCTACATACCGTTCGGTGCAGGGCGTAAAGTGTGCCCCGGAATGGACATGGCCGCACGGCTTGTCCCGCTGCTGCTGGCTTCGCTCCTGCACAAGGTTGAATGGAAGCTCCCCGACGGCATGGCGCCCGAGGACGTCGACCTCAGGGAGCACGGTACCGCGGTGCTGAGGCCCGCTACTCCCCTCCGTGCCATCCCAGTGATGTCCACTGTGTGA